In one window of Henckelia pumila isolate YLH828 chromosome 1, ASM3356847v2, whole genome shotgun sequence DNA:
- the LOC140886409 gene encoding tyrosine-protein phosphatase RLPH2-like isoform X2 — protein sequence MADPISAPKPRVICGIGDIHGFVDKLENLWSNLEITIGPSDFSTTLIIFLGDYCDRGPDTQKVIDFLISLPKKYPNQTHVFLCGNHDLAFAAFLGVLPSPPDGSRFSDTWKEYEMNEEREGWYKGEGYENMHLQGRRWAGRMVGFNHVKKTEYKGSIYDAGPTFESYGVPHGSADLMKAVPKEHKKFLADLVWVHEEDNVYIETEKGLQNCKLIAVHAGLEKGKSVEEQLNYLKSKDTRIPKVEALSGRKNVWNIPEELTKIPTIVISGHHSKVHIEDFRLIIDEGGGFEIKPVAAILLPSKKLVRDTDKLATF from the exons ATGGCGGATCCCATTTCGGCACCAAAACCAAGAGTCATCTGCGGCATTGGTGACATCCATGGATTCGTGGACAAGCTCGAGAATCTGTGGTCAAATCTCGAAATCACCATAGGCCCATCTGATTTCAGCACAACACTCATCATATTCTTGGGTGATTATTGCGATAGGGGACCTGACACCCAGAAAGTGATcgatttcttgatttctttgcCCAAGAAATATCCAAATCAGACCCACGTCTTCCTCTGCGGCAATCACGACCTAGCATTCGCTGCATTCTTAGGGGTTTTGCCGAGCCCACCGGATGGGTCTCGATTTTCCGACACCTGGAAAGAGTACGAGATGAACGAGGAAAGAGAAGGGTGGTATAAAGGCGAAGGCTACGAGAATATGCATTTGCAAGGGCGGAGGTGGGCTGGCAGGATGGTGGGGTTCAACCATGTCAAGAAAACCGAGTACAAAGGTTCAATTTACGACGCAGGTCCTACTTTTGAGTCGTATGGGGTTCCCCATGGATCTGCTg ATTTGATGAAGGCAGTCCCCAAAGAACACAAGAAATTTCTTGCTGATTTGGTTTGGGTCCATGAGGAg GATAATGTGTATATCGAAACCGAAAAAGGGTTGCAAAATTGTAAATTAATCGCCGTACACGCTGGGCTAGAGAAAGGTAAAAGTGTTGAAGAGCAGCTAAATTATCTCAAGTCCAAAGACACGAGAATCCCCAAAGTCGAAGCTCTAAGTGGAAGAAAGAACGTCTGGAATATCCCCGAG gaATTGACCAAAATTCCGACTATTGTTATAAGTGGTCACCATTCAAAGGTTCATATTGAAGATTTCAGATTGATAATTGATGAAGGTGGTGGCTTTGAGATTAAACCGGTGGCGGCAATTTTGCTTCCTTCGAAAAAATTGGTTCGAGACACCGATAAATTG gCAACCTTTTGA
- the LOC140886409 gene encoding tyrosine-protein phosphatase RLPH2-like isoform X1 has translation MADPISAPKPRVICGIGDIHGFVDKLENLWSNLEITIGPSDFSTTLIIFLGDYCDRGPDTQKVIDFLISLPKKYPNQTHVFLCGNHDLAFAAFLGVLPSPPDGSRFSDTWKEYEMNEEREGWYKGEGYENMHLQGRRWAGRMVGFNHVKKTEYKGSIYDAGPTFESYGVPHGSADLMKAVPKEHKKFLADLVWVHEEDNVYIETEKGLQNCKLIAVHAGLEKGKSVEEQLNYLKSKDTRIPKVEALSGRKNVWNIPEELTKIPTIVISGHHSKVHIEDFRLIIDEGGGFEIKPVAAILLPSKKLVRDTDKLMATF, from the exons ATGGCGGATCCCATTTCGGCACCAAAACCAAGAGTCATCTGCGGCATTGGTGACATCCATGGATTCGTGGACAAGCTCGAGAATCTGTGGTCAAATCTCGAAATCACCATAGGCCCATCTGATTTCAGCACAACACTCATCATATTCTTGGGTGATTATTGCGATAGGGGACCTGACACCCAGAAAGTGATcgatttcttgatttctttgcCCAAGAAATATCCAAATCAGACCCACGTCTTCCTCTGCGGCAATCACGACCTAGCATTCGCTGCATTCTTAGGGGTTTTGCCGAGCCCACCGGATGGGTCTCGATTTTCCGACACCTGGAAAGAGTACGAGATGAACGAGGAAAGAGAAGGGTGGTATAAAGGCGAAGGCTACGAGAATATGCATTTGCAAGGGCGGAGGTGGGCTGGCAGGATGGTGGGGTTCAACCATGTCAAGAAAACCGAGTACAAAGGTTCAATTTACGACGCAGGTCCTACTTTTGAGTCGTATGGGGTTCCCCATGGATCTGCTg ATTTGATGAAGGCAGTCCCCAAAGAACACAAGAAATTTCTTGCTGATTTGGTTTGGGTCCATGAGGAg GATAATGTGTATATCGAAACCGAAAAAGGGTTGCAAAATTGTAAATTAATCGCCGTACACGCTGGGCTAGAGAAAGGTAAAAGTGTTGAAGAGCAGCTAAATTATCTCAAGTCCAAAGACACGAGAATCCCCAAAGTCGAAGCTCTAAGTGGAAGAAAGAACGTCTGGAATATCCCCGAG gaATTGACCAAAATTCCGACTATTGTTATAAGTGGTCACCATTCAAAGGTTCATATTGAAGATTTCAGATTGATAATTGATGAAGGTGGTGGCTTTGAGATTAAACCGGTGGCGGCAATTTTGCTTCCTTCGAAAAAATTGGTTCGAGACACCGATAAATTG ATGGCAACTTTCTGA